CCTCGACCACCGCGCACTACCTTTCTTCTCCCAGCTTTCTCTTCCTCTGGGTGACCAATTTTGCATTTGGATCCAACGCCAGCCTATGGCAAATGAAAGATGGATCAATTCTGGGCATATCAGCAGGTGTCTAAGCGAAGAGGTCGGtgttgtaatatcccaaataaataaataaataataaaactgtaaactaaatttactgaaattaaatttagttactTAATTTACTGAATttgctctattatttcgtactgtgccaggtgttttctcgagtcttgtgtatgtcggcacaggagttcgtattcttttatttatcttgtgaccgctgtgttagcggggtacccatagtgcatgcatgtcttgagttttgcttccgctgttcttattttcgtgtatgcatgctggggtggtctttgtctcgtgtttcattctttctcctcccgtaggcgctcccgttcagatagtccgggtggttggggatatctgggcgggggtgcttacaggtGTTCTGTTAGAGTAGGTCGATCAATCTTTCTCTCAGCTCATCTGGCAATGTGGAACCAATGTGGGCGATCTGTTTTGGGCGAGGACCTAGGCTCACAGGATGAAGCTTCTCTGTGGGTTGAGGATGATTGTCTGAGAGTTCACTTCATGGGTTCAATTCAGTTGTATGTACATTGTGGTGTAGATCTTGGTTATTAGTACTTGTGGCTTGGTTGCCGCTGCCAAAAGCTCGATTTCCCTCGCCATGTCTGCTGGGTTCAAGGCCTCGAGCCTTGAGGCTATTGTGATGACACTGCCGAGCTTCCTTTTGGTTGGCGTGAACGACTTCAACCTCGGTAGCTGACATTGAAAATTTCATAGTCAGGTGGGGAGTTAATACAACTGCACCCAAGGCGTTGAGAGATGAGTGGCCAAGGAGTGCATTGTATGGTGTTTGGTAGTCAACAACCAAGTATCGGATACTAATTGTCTTAAGGAGATGGGTCGTTCCAAATAAAGTCAGTAGATCAACATACCCTTAACGCCTACTTGTTCCCCGAAAAAGCCGATTAGATTCCTATGGAATGGTTTCAACCCATTCTTTTTAGAGTTGACAGATATAGCAAGTCGGCGAGCTTTCTTAATCGACGAGGACTTTCTTTACCAGGAAATTGGTGGCTGTGACCGAGACTACCATAGGGTCATCAAGGTTCTGATCAATCCCCTCGAAGTCCCTGTCAGTGAAGGAGATCATGGGGTGTCAAGCCATTCTTTTGGCTTCCTCTCGACATTGTTTACCGACATTACCACTCGGAGGTGTCGTTTTCTTGCCGAGCCCGCATGCGAACCCTTCAGAAATGGTGTCAATGATCCCGGCTATCTAATTGTTTAGGGGCAATCCAACATTCTGCCTTTCATCCACCCGTGGTCACCTCTGAGGGCTGCGACTCGTTCGCCTATCTAGATGGACCTACGGGAATCGTATCCAGTCTGTTCTATAAGTGTAATGGCTGAGATGGCCTTTTCTGACCAGGCATTCGATCTGGTCTTTTAGGGCGGCATATTCCTCTGTTATGTGCCTGAACATACGGTGGTAATCACACCGCTTACTGGTATCGGTGTTGTCACGGGGAGGTTGTTGGTCCGAGGTGTCTGGGAGTGGGATTATCCTCGAGTTGTAAATCTCCTGGAGAATTCGATCTCATTTGGTCGTGAGGGGAGTGTAGGTGTCATAGCCAATCGTGGTGGTATGAGGAGCTAGGCTAGCTCCCTTCGTCCCCTGTTACAATCTTTGTTTTCATGTCTTCAGTTGTAGTCTCTCTAGGGATTGCGCTATTGTTTAATAGGGGGCCTTGGCTGGTGGGTTGGCTGTAGAGTTGCCAAATGGGTCGAACGACCCATGAGCCCACCTCCCAACCCGGCCCGATCCCAAGAATGCGAGTAGTGTCAGGCTAGTGCTTTGTGGCCCGTGGCCCAGCTCACTAAAATGGACAGGCCCGACCTGACAAATATCCTCCTTATTGCAAGCCCATGGCCCAACCTGACCCGCCTTGGCCAGTTTATTAAGGGCTATAGGGTCGTGCCGAACCCCCATTTCCCATTGCATGGCTCGACCCGCCTTCCTCGGAGGCTAAATTTAGCCTAGCCCACTAAATGGGTGGGCCAAGTGGGAGGCGAGTCGGGTCAGGCCAGTCAACCCATTTTCCAACTCTAGTTGGTTGTGGCCGAGCTTGTCGTCGAATGTTTCTATGCCTGGCGACCGGCGCTTCATCCATGTTTATGTAGCCTGTCGCCCGCACCCTGAGGTGGTTTAGGTCGACGTGGTTCGGAGCGGCTCGTGCTCACCCTGCTTCAAGTTAATAAGGCTGACTGACGTCTTGCGATGAGCCTGACTTGTGGAGAAATAGGTGAGGAAGCGAGTGGCTAATTCTGAAAAGTCATAGATATAGTTTGGCTCTAGGAAAGAGAACCACAACATGGCTAACTTCTTCAACATGCTGGGAAAGAATCAGCACATTATTGGATCCGTACCTCCACTTAGTAGCATCGTAGCGTTGGACATGGTAAGGTGCTCCTGAGGGTTGGTAGTGCTGTCATACGGCTCTAAGGTACTGGGAAGGCGAAAGCCATCTGATAGAGGCACGACCATAATAAACTCGAAGAAGTAATGGCTAGAAGAGTACAGGGATGCAAAAGGTGGGTGAGTAGGGTTATGGGTAGCTTGATGGTGTTAGTGGCGGGCCGGCGGCTACCCTTTATGTTGCAATCAACCCGTTCGCTACGTTGGTCACGTTGTTGATTTCGGGTTAACTCAACAATTTGTGTTTGAAGTTGTTGGACGGTCTAGAGGAAGACCTCCACAATGGTTGGGTTTTCTGGGATGTGGTTGGTGGCATCTTGTTCTTAGTTAGGAGCACTTCTGGTTTGTACCATTGGAATGTGATGGGATTGGATTGAAAGGCTCTGGTGAGATTATGGGATAGATAAGTTTTACCGAACCCCACGGCGGACATAAATGTTCCTTCCGGCTCAAAAAGGAAGTGGTCGGATGTGAGCTCACAACGACAAAAAATGAACTCCGAGGGGTGGCTAGCACTTGCAAGGGCTCCaatgctcaagtaagtaagaaGGTAAAATAACAGAGTATCAATAGACTAGAGAAGAACATACCTCGACTCTAGGAAGAGTTAActtatataaaagaatgagaggTCTTCATGCATACATGCATCGTGTGTTTGTAGGGTGATAGGACTGCATATTCGGCACCAACATGGCTCCCTGATAGTGACATGGTgtcgacgagaccctcattaataaCAAATCTTATCCACATTAATAAGGTTGAGATtttgccattaatgaggatgaaattttaGGCAGGCGCAGGAGTATCCAACATACGATTGTAATGATGTTGCTACAGATTGACGCAGAGCCAGGGTTGGGCCAAGGTTGAGAGCTGAGATTAGGCTATAGGCCACGGGTCAAAATTGGGTTAGTACGGTCCAACACTCATGTACAGCTCGTGTTAAAACGTCTCTTGTTGGGCTATGAATCTATGAGTAGTGCTGTTGGTTCGTAATGTCGGTTTGAAGCAGACTATTACCTTGATTCTACCAGCTTTGTTGGCAAATGTATATAGGGTCTGTACATGACCATCTAAATAGCTCTATATTAGAGAATGGAGTTCCACACCTGCCTCATGCTCTGCACAATTGAATCTATTCTTCTTTTAATGGATTTTGATATCATTGATTTGGGGGAAAAGCGCTATAAGAATGTTAGTGTTGATGTTACCTTTCTAATTGACAATGTTaatgttaaaaattttcaacttcacatagtttatcaatttaaattcacaatgcatttgaattttaatgaCTTACTTATCTTTGTATTATCCTTTGAATTAGAAGGTAGCTACTTCATATGTACTTAAAAAACTTGGACTTCAAATGGAGGATAGACAATAGTGAgtgttaaaaattaataaataatacaagttaaaatgattgaggaattaaaatttatgtaaaaaacaACACAGAAGGGTGAGTCGCTTGCAATGCATCAGAAGTCCAATTGAATGAAAAATGTTGGCTGCATAGGATTTGTCAATGTCAATGAGATGTGTCCCTGTAGCAGAACTTTTATCTTCCTGGGAGGCATTGAGTTCATCATTTGTTAAACAATGAAAACATCTTTGATCCATCATCCTGACTAGATAGTGTCGACTTACTTAGAAACAGGAAAAGAATTAACAACTCTTTTATGggttcttctttatttttcatcgCATTCAGGGTGTGGACTTGTTGCTGCCATTAAGCCGACTGATTGGATAAGTACAAGTGCCAGTGTAATTTGTTCCATATAAGCAGGATGAAgatgttttccttttttcttttcttttttttggtgttAAATTCATGAAGATGCTTTCTGATTATAACGTTGGTGTTGCGTGTGAATCTGTAGGATTCATTCCCTCACAAGAACTGCAACTTTTTGCAAGTGTCTTTAGTGTACTAGTTGCTTCTAAATGGGttaaaaccgaatcgattaatTATGCCATTATTGGGTCAAGCAGATGCAAGAAATACATTTGTGAAAACTTTCAATCCGGTTTATGCGAGCCGCTAGTATTTCCAAACCAGCAGGCATTCCATGGCAGCCTAAGATTACAAACACCCTACATCCctgaataaaattacaaatgtCCAAGGCGTGCATAtgtaataagcaagaaaaagacGATTCTCATCCACATGATCAGAAGCAGCTGCAACAATAACCCACTACAATTTGCTGCTGCCATCCATGGGTCCTTTTCAGAATCTCTTCAAGGCTGGTGAAACTAGTGAAATGCCAAGCTTAAATTAGTACAGGCTGAACCCGAAAAACTGGCTAATGATGATAGCAAATCCAAGGCCAATTGCTACAAGAGAAGAAGCCCATGTGAGCTTCTCAGTTATTCGAGGTACCCTCTCTTTTAATGCCTCACTACAGGACCCTATAAATACAGTGTAAGTTCCCATTGCAACTACTGTTCCAAGCAAGAACATGCCGAGAAATGCAGCCCCAGCCACGCGAGAAGGCAACGCCAGCGCGGGCAAGACCATCATCAGTGCGTCCGGCTGCAGCCCGTGTACAATACCTGTGGCGAAGGTTGCAAATCCGATCTCTTTTTTCTTCCCAATTGTCGGGTTTTCAAGAGTTTCGTAGACGCTAACATCGCATTCACCATTTTCCAGGGCAACGCATGGAGAAGGGACCTCAGAAGCTTCCCTGATTCCCATGGCACCGATAATGAGCAGGGTGAAGCCCACGACTCTCGTGCCCCATGTTCTGATAATTTCAATGTGGAGGCGATCTTTCAGGAGGAGGAACAGCAATCCAAAAATGACTTGTCCGGCATCATGACCGCAGCCCCACAGAGCTCCTACTATGGCACTCTCCAATCTACTGCGCCCAATAGAGAGTGGAGCCAAAGCAGCAAGGTGGTCGGGCCCTGATAGCGTGTGTAGGCAACCGGCAAAGAAACCGGTCCAGGCACTAGTTAGTAATTCGGAACGGAAGAGTCCTCTTCCTGCTGCAGCTGCAGCGCCAGCTGTAGCCGCACTTTGAAATGTAGCAAAAGCCGGTGACACAATTACCGGATGAATTAATATAACAATGAGGGCTGAAAGTAGTACAACTGTTCCAGTAGCAACAGCCTGAAACATTTAGGAAATGGAAAATACTTAGCGAGAATATATGATGCCCCATTCGCCTGGAACACATAGGAAACATAAAATACTTAGTGAAATTATACACGACTGAAGTGTTCAAGTGTATGCACGCTATCCTCAAATTGAAGAGAAAAGTCATGTTAATGGTAGGATGGATAGATTTCTCAAGAAGGAAAAAGTCACAGAGAAGAAGATGCAAAAGATATACTAGCATAGAGAAAATTTTCCCCTCTTAGGCTTTTATCTGCCCTTTCTAGAAGGCCATCGACAATGGTTTTACCATCGCTAAAATTTTCAGGCTTATTTAAGTTTCTTCAACCCAAAGCCATCAAATATTTCAGACACAGAAAGTGTAAGCTCCAAATTATCAACAAAATTCTGGAATCATGTTATGTTTGAACAACCCTTCTCACTTTAACCTCCAGTGCGATCCATTGCGTGTCTATGGAACATCTCTCATAACAGTGGTACAAGTGATCCTTAGATTTGAGATCACCATAGTATCTTGTATGTGGATTGTTCCACTTTGACGCTATTTTCTGTTGCCTTAGCCAATGGTCGCACATAAGGTAGCACGTAGGTATAGCATGAAGCATAAGAATGTAGGTCAGTGGTCAATATAGGATTCATCACTCTGAACTATAGAGAGGATATCCCACGACTTCTTGATGAATTGATAACTTGAAAATTCCCTGGACAAGGTGGAAAAGTTTCAAATTTCACTGTTCATCTAAGTTGATCAATTCAGTATCAAGGACAAACTATCATGTCAGGGTCTCGGCTTGACAAGGATAATTCTCCTCATGTGAGGGGAATTGGA
This genomic stretch from Diospyros lotus cultivar Yz01 chromosome 1, ASM1463336v1, whole genome shotgun sequence harbors:
- the LOC127793690 gene encoding chloroplast protein FOR GROWTH AND FERTILITY 2-like, with product MVVQVSRVDGAGYYHQAFLPIVSIQSTGSKRQNKAFRRCPAASSPFSAIPIATTLLRQPTTLFFPIRTSSLNLLLQMGRSPHPMFSHNSPKPPPPQERQIIQEADRIRGIVNISTEAVATGTVVLLSALIVILIHPVIVSPAFATFQSAATAGAAAAAGRGLFRSELLTSAWTGFFAGCLHTLSGPDHLAALAPLSIGRSRLESAIVGALWGCGHDAGQVIFGLLFLLLKDRLHIEIIRTWGTRVVGFTLLIIGAMGIREASEVPSPCVALENGECDVSVYETLENPTIGKKKEIGFATFATGIVHGLQPDALMMVLPALALPSRVAGAAFLGMFLLGTVVAMGTYTVFIGSCSEALKERVPRITEKLTWASSLVAIGLGFAIIISQFFGFSLY